One window from the genome of Haloprofundus halobius encodes:
- a CDS encoding YqjF family protein produces the protein MVLPLAMGWRHLLFDNWRVDADHLASHLPESLAVDEHDGSGWLSVVPFTNVNVRPRGLPRWASVPLPELNLRTYVTHEGDPAVYFFSLDAQGVLSVLGARVFHHLPYYYARISLELDDDCVRFRSRRLHPGDRPAHYRATYWPTGEPFSSTDDPLAAFLTERHRFYTEASDGSLRYTDVTHEPWTLYPADAAIERESLFRANGFARPAGAPVRYYSPGLDVVASPSVRLSEDGRRP, from the coding sequence ATGGTTCTCCCGCTAGCGATGGGATGGCGACATCTGTTGTTCGACAACTGGCGCGTCGACGCCGACCACCTCGCGTCCCATCTCCCCGAGTCGCTCGCCGTCGACGAACACGACGGCTCCGGGTGGCTCTCGGTGGTGCCGTTCACCAACGTGAACGTCCGCCCGAGAGGGTTGCCCCGGTGGGCGAGCGTCCCACTTCCCGAACTGAACCTCCGGACGTACGTCACCCACGAGGGAGACCCGGCGGTGTACTTCTTCAGCCTCGACGCGCAGGGTGTTCTGAGCGTCCTCGGCGCGCGCGTGTTCCACCACCTCCCGTACTACTACGCCCGGATTTCGCTCGAACTGGACGACGACTGCGTCCGGTTTCGGAGTCGGCGACTCCACCCCGGCGACAGACCCGCCCACTACCGGGCGACGTACTGGCCGACCGGCGAGCCGTTCTCGTCGACCGACGACCCACTAGCGGCGTTTCTCACCGAACGCCACCGCTTCTACACCGAGGCGTCCGACGGGAGCCTCCGCTACACCGACGTCACTCACGAACCGTGGACACTCTACCCGGCCGACGCCGCCATCGAGCGCGAGAGTCTCTTTCGAGCGAACGGATTCGCCCGCCCGGCGGGTGCACCGGTTCGGTACTACAGTCCAGGGCTGGACGTAGTTGCCTCACCGAGTGTGCGCCTCTCCGAAGACGGTCGGCGCCCGTGA
- a CDS encoding S8 family peptidase, which produces MTHHNRRTFLKFTGTALGGLALGAGTAAGATGADERFLVDLREVSRAEVPDDVEIIHDLSEVDLLVARGDAAAVGGAPATTPDVTVYQANGGVAAEASGPKANNENSASHNHDGPATNTELQWDKRVQSVGDLTDKPGGGKFIHDVTKGAGTRVAVVDSGVYDGHPDLADVVNPELSANFTTDGMDFRPNGAGDHGTHVAGTIAATNSNDGPAGGVLGTAPETELLSLRVFSGVEGVTGDTLAALVYAANQGCDAANISLGYPAPYVDPEEYPELIAIQEAYRRVAEYARTQEMIIVNSAGNDGLDMDAEGILSLPTEVEGIFGVSATGPIGFGWGEKTDDNEEKWLTGDRLEEPTTDPAFYTNYGSAVDVSAGGGDADLDALDGGVEGAERDLVFSTVNVVEEDGSAVPGYGWKAGTSMAAPQVSGAVALVRSLRPDASAEEVEALIMETASDAEGGETYHGAGHLDLKRLVKAAE; this is translated from the coding sequence GTGACACATCACAACAGGCGGACGTTTCTGAAGTTCACCGGTACAGCACTCGGCGGCCTCGCGCTCGGCGCGGGGACGGCGGCGGGCGCGACGGGGGCCGACGAGCGGTTCCTCGTCGACCTGCGCGAGGTTTCGCGCGCCGAGGTCCCCGACGACGTCGAAATCATCCACGACCTCTCGGAGGTCGACCTGCTGGTTGCGCGCGGTGACGCCGCCGCCGTCGGCGGAGCGCCCGCGACGACGCCCGACGTGACGGTGTATCAGGCCAACGGCGGGGTCGCCGCCGAGGCGAGCGGCCCGAAGGCGAACAACGAGAACAGCGCGAGCCACAACCACGACGGTCCGGCGACGAACACCGAACTCCAGTGGGACAAGCGCGTCCAGAGCGTCGGCGACCTGACCGACAAGCCCGGCGGCGGCAAGTTCATCCACGACGTGACGAAGGGCGCGGGTACGCGCGTCGCCGTCGTCGACTCCGGCGTCTACGACGGTCACCCGGACCTCGCCGACGTCGTCAACCCGGAACTGTCGGCGAACTTCACGACCGACGGGATGGACTTCCGCCCGAACGGCGCGGGCGACCACGGGACACACGTCGCGGGCACCATCGCGGCGACGAACAGCAACGACGGCCCCGCCGGCGGCGTTCTCGGCACGGCCCCAGAGACCGAACTGCTCTCGCTTCGCGTCTTCTCGGGCGTCGAGGGCGTGACGGGCGACACGCTCGCCGCGCTCGTCTACGCGGCCAATCAGGGCTGTGACGCCGCGAACATCAGTCTCGGCTATCCGGCACCGTACGTCGACCCCGAGGAGTATCCGGAGCTGATCGCCATCCAGGAGGCGTACCGACGCGTCGCCGAGTACGCCCGCACCCAGGAGATGATCATCGTCAACTCCGCCGGCAACGACGGCCTCGACATGGACGCCGAAGGAATCCTGAGCCTGCCGACCGAAGTCGAGGGCATCTTCGGCGTCTCCGCGACCGGTCCCATCGGCTTCGGTTGGGGCGAGAAAACCGACGACAACGAGGAGAAGTGGCTCACCGGCGACCGCCTCGAAGAGCCGACGACGGACCCGGCGTTCTACACGAACTACGGCAGCGCCGTCGACGTCTCCGCCGGCGGCGGGGATGCCGACCTCGACGCGCTCGACGGCGGCGTCGAGGGCGCAGAACGTGACCTCGTGTTCTCGACGGTCAACGTCGTCGAGGAGGACGGCTCCGCCGTCCCCGGCTACGGCTGGAAAGCCGGCACCTCGATGGCCGCGCCGCAGGTTTCGGGTGCCGTGGCGCTTGTTCGCTCGCTGCGACCCGACGCCAGCGCCGAGGAGGTCGAGGCACTCATCATGGAGACGGCGAGCGACGCCGAGGGCGGCGAGACGTACCACGGCGCGGGCCACCTCGACCTGAAGCGACTGGTGAAGGCGGCGGAGTAG
- a CDS encoding sulfatase: MTTDAELTNVVLVTVDSLRADAISPYDAERHTPVLQGLADRGTVFEHAFATGNWTPFSFPGLLASRPTFADTGRIGVSETPTLAETLSTAGVATGGFNAANGFLTEHWGYDEGFDEFEAFVADIGSSIYGQYLAAHPTVEGWLQLAASPFRRLSSRLRRDEDDRPFLDTSRMLDVERAATSFVEDADEPFFLWIHYMDVHTPYVPAPRYIREVSSAVFGTHRMLLAHTRTGLGREVGDRTLADLRTLYQGAVRQVDASVGRVLDALDATGQRDATAVVVAGDHGEEFQEHGHLAHYPKLYDELVHVPLVVDVPGAAPHRIDGPVGLDAVPPTVCDLFGVDAPAEWTGESLVSSVEDGADPADEPVISVAVRGDDVTQQPIPRGLDDGDLLVSVRTSEWTYIENTATGEAELYHRPSDPDQQTDRAADPTPGADAVLSRLRESVREHAERLAEATEPERADSDDESTVDDAVETRLSALGYR; the protein is encoded by the coding sequence ATGACGACAGACGCTGAACTCACCAACGTGGTACTCGTGACGGTCGACTCGCTCCGTGCGGACGCGATCAGTCCGTACGACGCCGAGCGGCACACTCCCGTGCTACAGGGACTGGCCGACCGCGGAACGGTGTTCGAGCACGCGTTTGCGACGGGCAACTGGACGCCGTTCTCGTTCCCCGGTCTGCTCGCCTCTCGACCGACGTTCGCGGACACGGGACGCATCGGCGTGAGCGAGACGCCGACGCTCGCCGAGACGCTGTCGACCGCCGGCGTCGCCACCGGCGGGTTCAACGCCGCCAACGGCTTTCTCACCGAACATTGGGGATACGACGAGGGATTCGACGAGTTCGAGGCGTTCGTCGCCGACATCGGGTCGAGTATCTACGGGCAGTATCTCGCCGCCCACCCGACGGTCGAGGGCTGGTTGCAACTCGCCGCGTCGCCGTTTCGGCGACTCTCCTCGCGCCTGCGGCGTGACGAGGACGACCGCCCGTTCCTCGACACGTCGCGCATGCTCGACGTGGAGCGCGCGGCGACGTCGTTCGTCGAAGACGCCGACGAACCGTTCTTCCTCTGGATTCACTACATGGACGTCCACACACCCTACGTCCCCGCACCGCGCTACATCCGCGAGGTGTCCTCGGCGGTGTTCGGCACGCACCGGATGCTCTTGGCACACACGCGAACCGGTCTCGGCCGGGAGGTCGGCGACCGGACGCTCGCGGACCTCCGGACGCTGTACCAAGGTGCGGTCAGGCAGGTCGACGCGAGCGTCGGACGGGTTCTCGACGCGCTCGACGCGACAGGTCAGCGCGACGCGACGGCCGTCGTCGTCGCCGGCGACCACGGCGAGGAGTTTCAGGAACACGGTCACCTCGCGCACTACCCGAAGCTCTACGACGAACTCGTCCACGTCCCGCTCGTCGTCGACGTGCCGGGCGCAGCGCCCCACCGAATCGACGGACCGGTCGGCCTCGACGCCGTCCCGCCGACGGTCTGCGACCTCTTCGGGGTGGACGCACCCGCCGAGTGGACCGGCGAAAGCCTCGTTTCGAGCGTCGAAGACGGCGCAGACCCCGCGGACGAACCGGTCATCTCGGTCGCCGTCCGCGGTGACGACGTGACCCAGCAGCCGATTCCGCGCGGCCTCGACGACGGCGACCTGCTCGTCAGCGTGCGAACCAGCGAGTGGACGTACATCGAAAATACGGCGACCGGCGAGGCCGAACTGTACCACCGCCCGAGCGACCCCGACCAGCAGACCGACCGGGCGGCCGACCCGACCCCGGGGGCGGACGCCGTCCTCTCCCGCCTCCGCGAGTCGGTCCGCGAGCACGCCGAACGGCTCGCCGAAGCCACCGAGCCCGAACGCGCCGACTCCGACGACGAGAGCACCGTCGACGACGCCGTCGAGACTCGCCTCTCCGCGCTCGGGTATCGGTAA
- a CDS encoding type B DNA-directed DNA polymerase, which translates to MPFKFDYLDRDVLKWSLTPGGAEFTRDSSYDPTIYVSAHGDGNLEEITEVLRRHPKVTLAHLVEERTGFRHDPEPVLRVNVVGLDAVTDVAHEVRGWGKPGEYRCYNVDLSREFRYCLEEDVSPIPNRDLSVLDVSIPELQLSSGQITTVELGDEEVSGTREDVLEAVSNRLSTDDPDILLVNTSKVIPKLYEQANQVGNREFDLSRLSGWQQLARESTYTSYGKVGHSPARYNLPGRVIIDRSNTFMWNQTNLDGCLDLVGRSGKPLQELAWSSIGNILTAIQIREARKRGVLVPWNSWRHEQFKTMRQLHEADRGGFTFAPKVGLHEDVHELDFSSLYPNIIVTRNVSPEKIRCECHAGREDVPGLGYCICDERGYLPDVLEPLIEDRDAIKAELRETDDPVQEKVLEGRSNAIKWILVSCFGYQGFSNAKFGRIECHEAINAFAREILLDSKQVFEQNGWEIVHGIVDSIWVRRIEDETQTPLEELAERITREVGIRLEYEAAYDWIAFVPMRDSNAGALTKYFGKVAGEDEYKYRGIECRQRSTPDFIEEAQKDLVRVLDEHREPEMVCDRLKLWVERLRRGGVEPEHLLINNRVSKRVDEYSQYTRNVAALERAEGHGLSRSPGESVSYVVVGDDKRSRDRVALAHEDLTEYDVSFYETLLLRAAESILSPLGWRQSAIENALSGSQDSKLSAFESW; encoded by the coding sequence ATGCCGTTCAAATTCGACTATCTCGACAGAGACGTGCTCAAGTGGTCGCTGACGCCCGGCGGCGCGGAGTTCACTCGGGACTCCTCGTACGATCCGACGATATACGTCTCAGCGCATGGCGACGGCAACCTCGAAGAGATAACGGAGGTTCTGCGTCGACATCCGAAGGTCACGCTCGCGCACTTGGTAGAGGAGCGAACCGGGTTCAGACACGACCCGGAACCAGTACTGCGCGTCAATGTTGTCGGCTTGGATGCAGTTACCGATGTTGCACACGAAGTCAGGGGGTGGGGAAAGCCCGGAGAGTATCGGTGTTACAACGTCGATTTGAGTCGAGAGTTCAGATACTGTCTTGAGGAGGACGTGTCGCCGATACCGAATCGGGACCTCTCAGTTCTCGATGTTTCGATTCCAGAGCTACAGTTGTCTAGTGGTCAGATTACGACGGTCGAATTAGGCGACGAGGAGGTGAGTGGGACACGAGAGGATGTCCTCGAAGCGGTGAGCAATCGGCTCAGTACCGATGATCCCGACATCCTCCTCGTCAACACAAGCAAGGTGATTCCGAAGCTGTACGAGCAAGCTAACCAAGTCGGGAACCGAGAGTTCGATTTGAGTCGTCTCTCCGGCTGGCAGCAACTCGCGAGAGAGTCGACGTATACGAGTTACGGAAAAGTCGGTCATTCACCAGCACGATACAACCTCCCTGGACGGGTGATCATCGACCGCTCGAACACGTTCATGTGGAACCAGACGAATCTCGACGGCTGTCTCGACCTCGTCGGACGGTCGGGGAAACCGCTTCAGGAGCTAGCTTGGTCTTCTATCGGCAATATCCTCACAGCGATTCAAATCCGAGAGGCGCGGAAACGAGGTGTGCTGGTTCCGTGGAACTCCTGGCGACACGAGCAGTTCAAGACAATGCGCCAGTTGCACGAAGCCGACCGCGGTGGGTTCACGTTCGCTCCGAAAGTCGGCCTGCACGAAGATGTCCACGAACTCGATTTTTCATCGTTGTACCCAAACATCATCGTCACTCGCAACGTGAGTCCCGAGAAGATTCGCTGTGAATGCCACGCCGGTCGAGAGGACGTACCGGGGCTGGGTTACTGCATCTGCGACGAGCGAGGATACCTCCCGGACGTCCTCGAACCGCTCATTGAAGACCGCGACGCAATCAAGGCCGAGCTTCGCGAGACAGACGATCCGGTGCAAGAGAAGGTACTGGAGGGGCGCTCGAACGCCATCAAGTGGATTCTCGTCTCCTGCTTCGGCTATCAGGGATTCTCGAACGCGAAGTTCGGCCGTATCGAGTGCCACGAGGCGATCAACGCGTTTGCTCGTGAGATTCTGCTCGACTCGAAGCAGGTGTTCGAGCAGAACGGCTGGGAGATCGTCCACGGTATCGTTGACAGTATCTGGGTTCGCCGGATTGAGGATGAGACGCAAACGCCGCTTGAGGAACTCGCCGAGCGGATTACTCGCGAGGTCGGGATTCGGTTGGAGTACGAGGCAGCCTACGACTGGATCGCGTTCGTCCCGATGCGTGACAGCAACGCTGGTGCGTTGACGAAGTATTTCGGGAAGGTTGCTGGCGAGGACGAGTACAAGTATCGAGGTATCGAGTGCCGCCAGCGCAGCACACCGGACTTTATCGAGGAAGCGCAGAAGGATCTGGTTCGGGTACTCGACGAACATCGAGAACCGGAGATGGTCTGCGACCGACTGAAGCTGTGGGTCGAGCGCCTTCGGCGCGGTGGCGTCGAACCGGAACACCTCCTCATCAACAACCGAGTCTCGAAACGCGTCGACGAGTATTCGCAGTACACGCGGAACGTCGCAGCGCTCGAACGGGCCGAAGGACATGGCCTCAGTCGAAGTCCGGGCGAGAGCGTCTCTTACGTCGTCGTCGGCGACGACAAACGGTCGAGAGATCGAGTGGCGCTGGCACACGAAGACCTTACTGAGTACGATGTCTCGTTCTACGAGACGCTACTGCTCCGGGCAGCGGAGAGCATTCTCTCACCCCTCGGATGGCGTCAGTCTGCTATTGAGAATGCGCTGTCAGGGTCGCAGGATTCGAAGCTCTCGGCTTTCGAGAGTTGGTGA
- a CDS encoding ATP-dependent DNA ligase: MEYAALVDVYRRLEATASTTEKTAVVADCFAAASEAELPLVVTLIRGRVFPAWDGRELGVSSSLTREAIRKATGVDDDRVERWWREQGDLGDAAALAVENRSQQTLFSETLTVETVHETLVSVAEYAGEGSQSRRVDGVAKLLTSAVPDEARYVVRTIVGAMRLGIGEGTVRDAVAAAFLDGDDEAVAAVERAHQLTNDFRVVAETARDEGVEGLRALDVALFRPVKVMLAQKAEGVDEALVEVGGGAETETDESETTTAAAVRCEYKYDGLRTQIHKRGDEVRVFTRRLEDVTEQFPEVVAAVRERVSATDCILEGETVGYGPETGRPLPFQELSQRIKREERIEELVESVPVVTHLFDALYVDGESLLDDSLRERVDTLGDCLDGDADGSGALEPAIAIAPADETEAREFYEDALSQGHEGIMVKNLDAAYQPGSRVGYMLKVKPVMEPLDLVVVGAKWSEGRKSEFLGRLHLACRDDDTDELRDVGWMFSGLTDEQLAEMTHRLDPLVTDRRGREVRVRPEVVVEVEYEEIQRSTETESGYALRFPRFSEFRDDLSPEEVDSLSKVERLYDEQ, translated from the coding sequence ATGGAGTACGCCGCCCTCGTCGACGTCTACCGGCGCCTCGAAGCGACCGCTTCCACCACCGAGAAGACGGCCGTGGTGGCCGACTGCTTCGCCGCCGCAAGCGAGGCGGAGCTGCCCCTCGTCGTCACGCTGATCCGCGGACGCGTGTTCCCGGCGTGGGACGGCCGCGAACTCGGTGTCTCCTCCAGTCTCACCCGCGAGGCGATACGGAAAGCGACCGGCGTCGACGACGACCGGGTCGAAAGGTGGTGGCGCGAACAGGGCGACCTGGGCGACGCCGCGGCGCTGGCGGTCGAGAACCGAAGTCAGCAGACGCTGTTCTCGGAGACGCTGACGGTCGAGACAGTCCACGAGACGCTCGTCTCCGTCGCCGAGTACGCGGGCGAGGGGAGCCAGTCCCGTCGCGTTGACGGCGTGGCGAAGCTGCTGACGAGCGCCGTCCCCGACGAGGCGCGATACGTCGTCCGCACTATCGTCGGCGCGATGCGCCTCGGTATCGGCGAGGGGACCGTCCGCGACGCCGTCGCGGCGGCGTTTCTCGACGGGGACGACGAGGCCGTCGCGGCGGTCGAGCGCGCCCACCAGCTGACGAACGACTTCCGCGTCGTCGCGGAGACGGCGCGAGACGAGGGAGTCGAGGGGCTTCGAGCGCTCGACGTGGCGCTGTTCCGCCCGGTGAAGGTGATGCTCGCGCAGAAAGCCGAAGGCGTCGACGAGGCGCTCGTGGAGGTGGGTGGCGGAGCGGAGACGGAGACAGACGAGTCCGAGACGACCACCGCCGCGGCGGTTCGTTGCGAGTACAAGTACGACGGCCTCCGAACGCAGATTCACAAGCGTGGCGACGAGGTGCGCGTCTTCACCCGTCGTCTCGAAGACGTCACAGAGCAGTTCCCCGAGGTCGTCGCGGCGGTCCGAGAGCGCGTCTCCGCGACCGACTGCATCCTCGAAGGCGAGACGGTGGGATACGGCCCCGAGACGGGGCGACCACTCCCGTTTCAGGAACTCTCGCAGCGCATAAAGCGCGAGGAGCGTATCGAGGAGTTAGTCGAGTCCGTTCCGGTCGTGACGCATCTGTTCGACGCGCTCTACGTCGACGGCGAGTCGCTGCTCGACGACTCCCTTCGCGAGCGCGTCGATACGCTCGGTGACTGTCTCGACGGCGACGCGGACGGCTCCGGCGCGCTGGAACCGGCGATCGCCATCGCACCCGCCGACGAAACCGAGGCCCGCGAGTTCTACGAGGACGCCCTCTCACAGGGCCACGAGGGAATCATGGTGAAGAACCTCGACGCGGCGTACCAACCCGGGTCGCGGGTCGGCTACATGCTGAAAGTGAAACCTGTGATGGAGCCGCTCGACCTCGTCGTCGTCGGCGCGAAGTGGAGCGAGGGGCGAAAGAGCGAGTTCCTCGGCCGCCTCCACCTCGCCTGCCGCGACGACGACACCGACGAACTCCGCGACGTGGGCTGGATGTTCTCGGGACTGACCGACGAACAGCTCGCGGAGATGACGCATCGACTCGACCCGCTCGTCACCGACCGACGGGGCCGCGAGGTTCGCGTTCGCCCGGAGGTCGTCGTCGAAGTCGAGTACGAGGAGATACAGCGATCCACGGAGACCGAGTCGGGGTACGCCCTGCGCTTTCCCCGGTTCTCGGAGTTCCGTGACGACCTGTCGCCGGAGGAGGTCGACTCGCTCTCAAAAGTCGAGCGGCTGTACGACGAGCAGTAA
- a CDS encoding HalOD1 output domain-containing protein, with amino-acid sequence MSVIQESSAKAEAVAPSQVVVERVAASEGVAQTELVPLYEAVDPEALDVLAETGRDGDSALWIEFPYHGYEVTVTSEGAVHIDKGAEFRS; translated from the coding sequence ATGAGCGTCATTCAGGAGTCGAGCGCGAAGGCGGAGGCAGTCGCACCAAGTCAGGTAGTCGTCGAACGGGTCGCCGCTTCGGAGGGAGTCGCGCAGACGGAGCTCGTACCACTATACGAGGCCGTCGACCCCGAAGCGTTAGATGTGCTCGCCGAGACCGGAAGAGACGGCGATTCCGCGCTCTGGATCGAGTTTCCGTACCATGGGTACGAGGTGACCGTCACCAGCGAAGGTGCGGTCCACATCGACAAGGGCGCGGAGTTCCGGAGCTAA
- a CDS encoding Cdc6/Cdc18 family protein — protein sequence MINDARVLQPEFIPQEIEHRNQETNVLSNALKPIMDGQPGETSLLLGPSGVGKTCIAQFTVERLRENVLDINTQYINCWQDYTRFRVLYRILEGIDQTVDIHRRSTPRDELLTRIQEYDGPHYVVILDEVDQLEDKSVLYDLYRTRKITMVLIANREEDLFSMFDERLTSRLHGSVRVEFERYHLDELVAILAARARWGLSESAIGNQQLALIADAAAGDARIGISILRNAARLADQQSHNTISNEVLHEAVPDGREEIRRSTADKLREHQRVLYEILLDRGEMSPGDLYDEYCEHVDEPKTKRTVRNYLQKMEQYRLIVAQGEKRARTYRPRKEAS from the coding sequence ATGATAAACGATGCTCGCGTGCTGCAACCCGAGTTCATCCCGCAGGAGATCGAGCATCGTAATCAAGAGACGAACGTCCTCTCGAACGCACTCAAACCGATTATGGATGGTCAACCTGGCGAGACGTCGCTCTTACTTGGACCGTCCGGTGTTGGGAAAACGTGCATCGCGCAGTTCACCGTCGAACGACTCCGAGAGAACGTCCTCGACATCAATACCCAGTACATCAATTGCTGGCAGGACTACACTCGGTTTCGTGTGCTCTACCGCATTCTCGAAGGAATCGACCAGACGGTAGACATCCACCGGCGCTCCACACCACGGGACGAACTCCTGACTCGTATCCAGGAGTACGACGGACCGCACTATGTCGTCATTCTCGACGAAGTCGACCAACTCGAGGACAAAAGTGTCCTCTACGACCTCTATCGCACGCGTAAGATTACGATGGTACTCATCGCCAATCGTGAAGAGGACCTATTTTCGATGTTCGATGAACGCTTGACGAGTCGTCTGCATGGGAGCGTCCGAGTTGAATTTGAGAGGTACCACCTCGATGAACTCGTCGCAATTCTCGCTGCGCGGGCACGCTGGGGATTATCGGAAAGCGCTATCGGAAATCAGCAACTTGCACTCATTGCCGACGCTGCAGCTGGTGATGCGAGAATCGGAATCAGTATCCTCCGCAACGCTGCGCGACTCGCAGATCAGCAGTCTCACAACACGATCTCGAACGAGGTTCTACACGAGGCTGTCCCCGATGGACGCGAAGAGATCCGGCGCTCAACCGCCGACAAGTTACGTGAGCATCAGCGCGTCCTCTACGAAATTTTGCTCGATAGGGGTGAGATGAGTCCGGGTGATCTCTACGACGAATACTGCGAGCACGTCGACGAACCGAAGACGAAGCGAACCGTCCGCAACTACCTCCAGAAGATGGAGCAATACCGACTCATTGTCGCCCAGGGCGAGAAGCGTGCGCGGACCTACAGACCTCGGAAGGAAGCATCCTGA
- a CDS encoding GtrA family protein yields the protein MVRALLRALVDGPMAVRLRRFVIVGAVAAGIQMVLLWLFVEQTGMNYLFSATIAIELTIVFQYVLNNAWTFQAFQNTGLNAFLVGLVKTNLVRGSAIPIQLAILYALVSWRDVSYLPANGVAIVISGVYRYVLDSRWTWAD from the coding sequence ATGGTCCGAGCGCTGCTCCGCGCCCTCGTCGACGGACCGATGGCCGTCCGACTGCGTCGGTTCGTCATCGTCGGTGCCGTCGCCGCAGGCATCCAGATGGTGTTGCTGTGGCTGTTCGTCGAGCAGACCGGGATGAACTATCTGTTCAGCGCGACGATCGCCATCGAACTGACCATCGTCTTCCAGTACGTGCTGAACAACGCGTGGACCTTCCAGGCGTTCCAGAACACCGGCCTCAACGCCTTTCTCGTCGGGTTGGTGAAGACGAACCTCGTCCGCGGCAGCGCCATCCCGATACAGCTCGCCATCCTCTACGCGCTGGTGTCGTGGCGCGACGTGTCGTATCTCCCCGCCAACGGCGTCGCCATCGTCATCAGCGGCGTCTACCGGTACGTCCTCGACTCGCGGTGGACGTGGGCCGATTGA